In Methanooceanicella nereidis, the following are encoded in one genomic region:
- the scmC gene encoding SynChlorMet cassette protein ScmC encodes MRSFLLRLSNGRSWRIIPTKTTISWVERFASIMRLKACGPDEDGINIYFITDDLEKFTSDSLDPKKYDELPCYLPGNGWNYSQIGLIKIWQHEDVPDIICAVDYKEEYHEPDIILIANFLSFFYNKNLKAGCLPFHAGLVELNGKGVLLTAPSKTGKSTCCRRIPSPWNTICDEEVLIVRDTGSGRYHAHPFPTWSDFLERNSPGTWDVSRHFPVEAIFLLEQSRKDEVIPVGKGAAASVIYRSAMDACHRYWVNLSKNDARSLNEAIFHNSCEIAKEIPLFKLRVSISGRFWEEIEIAIF; translated from the coding sequence ATGAGATCTTTCCTTCTACGATTAAGTAACGGCAGGTCCTGGCGGATCATACCTACAAAAACTACCATCTCTTGGGTGGAAAGATTCGCGTCAATAATGCGTCTAAAGGCATGCGGTCCGGATGAGGACGGCATTAATATCTATTTTATAACCGATGATCTTGAAAAATTTACATCAGATAGTCTTGATCCAAAAAAATATGATGAATTACCCTGCTATCTACCCGGAAACGGATGGAATTACAGCCAGATCGGGCTAATAAAAATATGGCAGCATGAAGACGTACCCGACATAATATGTGCTGTTGATTATAAGGAAGAGTATCACGAGCCCGATATAATCCTTATCGCGAATTTCCTGTCATTCTTCTATAATAAAAACTTAAAGGCAGGATGTCTTCCGTTTCACGCCGGCCTTGTAGAGCTTAACGGCAAAGGCGTATTGCTCACAGCCCCTTCGAAGACCGGTAAATCCACATGCTGCCGCCGCATTCCTTCGCCATGGAACACGATCTGCGATGAGGAAGTATTGATAGTCAGGGATACCGGCAGCGGGCGTTATCATGCGCATCCTTTCCCCACATGGAGCGATTTTCTGGAACGAAACAGCCCCGGCACATGGGATGTTTCCCGTCATTTTCCCGTAGAAGCCATCTTTTTACTCGAACAGTCCAGGAAAGATGAAGTCATTCCTGTCGGGAAAGGGGCGGCGGCTTCCGTTATCTACAGGTCGGCCATGGATGCATGTCACCGTTACTGGGTAAATCTTAGTAAAAACGATGCACGGTCTCTGAATGAGGCGATATTCCATAACTCATGCGAAATAGCAAAAGAGATCCCATTATTTAAACTTCGGGTAAGCATATCCGGAAGGTTCTGGGAAGAGATAGAGATAGCAATTTTTTAA